The following are encoded in a window of Primulina eburnea isolate SZY01 chromosome 4, ASM2296580v1, whole genome shotgun sequence genomic DNA:
- the LOC140831195 gene encoding 1-aminocyclopropane-1-carboxylate synthase-like: MEHISSIQEQILSKIATSDGHGENSAFFDGWKAYDLDPYHPIKNSNGVIQMGLAENQVSFDLIQEWIKNNPKACICTAESAEKFKDIAIFQDYHGLPEFRNAVARFMEKVRGNRVRFDPDRIVMSGGATGAQETLAFCLADPGDALLVPTPYYPANDRDLTWRTGIQLLPVVCYSSNDFKMTRHALESAYKKAEESNIRVKGLLLNNPSNPLGTVLDRETLTETLNFITEKQIHLISDEIYSATVFSQPSFISIAEIVQDNIEKCNLDLIHIVYSLSKDLGFPGFRVGVIYSYNDAVTNCARKMSSFGLVSTQTQHLIASMLSDDVFVDRYIVESSKRLGNRHAVLSRGLTEVGINSLKSNSGLYCWMDLRKLLKDQTFEAETELWKVIINEVKLNVSPGASFHCSEPGWFRVCFANMDDETMMVALNRIHKFVVQNKGIEAAPRKQCRRSKLEISLSFRRLDEIMMAPHKMSPHSPMSSPLVRART, encoded by the exons ATGGAACATATTTCAAGCATTCAAGAACAGATTTTATCCAAGATTGCAACTAGCGATGGACATGGCGAAAACTCGGCGTTTTTTGACGGCTGGAAGGCTTATGACCTTGATCCATATCATCCCATAAAAAATTCAAATGGTGTGATCCAAATGGGATTGGCAGAAAACCAG GTCTCGTTTGATTTAATCCAAGAATGGATTAAGAACAATCCGAAAGCCTGCATTTGCACTGCAGAAAGTGCAGAAAAGTTCAAGGACATTGCGATTTTTCAAGATTACCACGGCTTGCCAGAATTCCGAAAT GCCGTTGCAAGATTCATGGAGAAAGTTCGAGGAAATCGAGTCCGATTCGATCCTGACCGTATAGTAATGAGTGGAGGTGCAACTGGAGCTCAAGAAACGCTGGCCTTCTGTTTGGCTGATCCTGGGGATGCTTTATTGGTTCCAACACCTTATTATCCAGC AAACGATCGAGACTTAACATGGCGAACCGGGATACAGCTCTTACCTGTCGTTTGCTACAGCTCGAACGATTTCAAGATGACACGCCATGCCTTAGAATCTGCATACAAGAAAGCTGAAGAATCAAACATCAGAGTAAAGGGCTTGCTTCTAAACAATCCATCAAATCCATTAGGCACAGTTCTTGACAGGGAAACTCTAACAGAAACATTGAACTTCATAACTGAGAAACAAATCCACTTAATCTCCGATGAGATTTATTCCGCGACGGTCTTCAGCCAGCCCAGTTTCATTAGCATTGCTGAAATAGTGCAAGATAACATTGAAAAATGCAACCTAGACCTGATTCACATAGTCTACAGTTTGTCCAAGGATCTTGGATTCCCTGGATTCAGAGTCGGTGTCATATATTCTTACAATGATGCAGTCACAAACTGCGCTCGTAAAATGTCCAGTTTTGGGCTAGTTTCTACTCAAACACAGCACTTGATAGCTTCAATGTTATCAGACGATGTTTTTGTCGACAGATACATAGTAGAAAGCTCGAAAAGATTAGGCAACAGGCACGCCGTTTTATCCAGGGGACTAACTGAAGTTGGGATCAACAGTCTTAAAAGCAATTCAGGACTTTACTGCTGGATGGACTTGAGAAAACTACTCAAAGATCAAACATTCGAGGCAGAAACCGAGCTCTGGAAAGTGATAATCAACGAAGTAAAACTTAACGTCTCCCCCGGTGCATCCTTCCATTGCTCTGAGCCTGGATGGTTTCGAGTTTGCTTCGCCAACATGGACGACGAAACAATGATGGTTGCATTGAACAGGATACACAAATTTGTTGTACAAAACAAGGGGATTGAGGCGGCTCCACGGAAACAATGCAGGAGGAGTAAGCTTGAGATTAGCTTATCTTTTCGTAGATTGGATGAGATCATGATGGCTCCTCACAAAATGTCTCCTCATTCACCAATGTCTTCGCCTCTCGTTCGAGCCAGAACTTGA